In a single window of the Nocardiopsis composta genome:
- a CDS encoding acyl-CoA dehydrogenase family protein — MPATHEVFNQASPLEDYDVAADDALTAGLEREGAGWAAEELHELGRLAGTARARSWGEQANANEPELRTHDRYGNRIDEVDFHPAWHVLMDTAVGHGLHAAPWADERPGAHVARAAKFFVWSQVEGGHGCPISMTYAAVPALRHSPELAARFEPLLTARSYDFGLRAPGTKQGLLAGMSMTEKQGGSDVRANTTRAVPAADGTYRLTGHKWFTSAPMGDLFLTLAQAPEGLTCFLVPRVLDDGSRNTLRLQRLKDKLGNRSNASSEIEYEEAFAWRVGEPGKGVRTIIEMVNGTRLDCVIGSASGMRAGLLQAVHHASERRAFGGLLIDRPLMRNVLADLALESEAATTLMTRLAGAADRSARGDAGEAAFRRLAVAVGKFWVTKRAPAHAAEALECLGGNGYVEESGMPRLFRESPLNSIWEGSGNVAALDVLRAMAKSPESVEAFLAEVRLAEGADPHLDAALKRIGTELSDLADIEFRARELVRLLALSLQASLLLRFAPAPVAEAFTASRLGEGRGDVFGTLPRGTDTAAILERARPRG; from the coding sequence ATGCCCGCCACCCATGAAGTGTTCAACCAGGCGAGCCCGCTGGAGGACTACGACGTCGCGGCGGACGACGCGCTCACCGCCGGGCTGGAGCGGGAGGGGGCCGGCTGGGCCGCCGAGGAGCTGCACGAGCTGGGGCGGCTCGCCGGGACCGCGCGGGCGCGGTCCTGGGGCGAGCAGGCCAACGCCAACGAGCCGGAGCTGCGCACCCACGACCGCTACGGCAACCGGATCGACGAGGTGGACTTCCACCCCGCCTGGCACGTGCTGATGGACACCGCCGTCGGCCACGGGCTGCACGCCGCGCCGTGGGCCGACGAGCGGCCCGGCGCGCACGTGGCGCGGGCCGCGAAGTTCTTCGTCTGGTCGCAGGTGGAGGGCGGACACGGCTGCCCGATCTCGATGACCTACGCCGCCGTCCCGGCGCTGCGGCACTCCCCCGAGCTGGCCGCCCGGTTCGAGCCGCTGCTCACCGCGCGCAGCTACGACTTCGGCCTGCGCGCCCCCGGCACCAAGCAGGGGCTGCTGGCCGGGATGTCGATGACCGAGAAGCAGGGCGGCTCCGACGTCCGGGCCAACACCACCCGGGCGGTGCCCGCCGCCGACGGCACCTACCGGCTGACCGGGCACAAGTGGTTCACCTCGGCGCCGATGGGCGACCTGTTCCTCACCCTGGCCCAGGCCCCGGAGGGGCTGACCTGCTTCCTGGTGCCGCGGGTGCTGGACGACGGGTCGCGCAACACGCTGCGGCTGCAGCGGCTCAAGGACAAGCTGGGCAACCGGTCCAACGCCTCCTCCGAGATCGAGTACGAGGAGGCCTTCGCCTGGCGGGTGGGCGAGCCCGGCAAGGGGGTGCGCACCATCATCGAGATGGTCAACGGCACCCGGCTGGACTGCGTGATCGGGTCGGCCTCCGGGATGCGCGCCGGGCTGCTGCAGGCGGTGCACCACGCGAGCGAGCGCCGGGCCTTCGGCGGGCTGCTGATCGACCGGCCGCTGATGCGCAACGTCCTGGCCGACCTGGCGCTGGAGTCGGAGGCGGCGACCACGCTGATGACCCGGCTGGCCGGCGCCGCCGACCGGAGTGCGCGCGGCGACGCCGGCGAGGCCGCGTTCCGCCGACTGGCGGTGGCGGTCGGCAAGTTCTGGGTGACCAAGCGGGCCCCGGCGCACGCCGCCGAGGCGCTGGAGTGCCTGGGCGGCAACGGCTACGTGGAGGAGTCCGGGATGCCCCGGCTGTTCCGCGAGTCGCCGCTCAACTCCATCTGGGAGGGCTCGGGCAACGTCGCCGCGCTGGACGTGCTGCGCGCGATGGCCAAGAGCCCGGAGAGCGTGGAGGCGTTCCTGGCCGAGGTGCGGCTGGCCGAGGGGGCCGACCCGCACCTGGACGCCGCGCTGAAGCGGATCGGCACCGAGCTGTCCGACCTCGCCGACATCGAGTTCCGCGCCCGGGAGCTGGTCCGGCTGCTGGCGCTGAGCCTGCAGGCCTCGCTGCTGCTGCGGTTCGCCCCGGCGCCGGTCGCCGAGGCGTTCACCGCCTCCCGGCTGGGCGAGGGGCGCGGCGACGTGTTCGGCACCCTGCCGCGCGGCACCGACACCGCGGCGATCCTGGAACGGGCCCGCCCTCGCGGGTGA
- a CDS encoding class I SAM-dependent methyltransferase, translating into MAPSESGGPVRPTRLQLASARCYDRLVRRADPHWEGPVRRRLLGGLTGRVLDIGAGTGKSLPDLAGADRVTAVEPAPGRRALLAERARDAPVPVEVADADAEHLPYPDASFDAVCCVLMLCSVGDPARALAEIRRVLVPGGAFAFIEHVREEEPGARARVQRAASPLQRVLLGCDLRRRTEEAIGAAGFAVGEITRNRPFGPLVPSQPIIAGRASAPR; encoded by the coding sequence ATGGCGCCGTCGGAGTCCGGAGGGCCCGTCCGGCCCACACGCCTGCAGCTGGCCTCGGCCCGCTGCTACGACCGACTGGTCCGCAGGGCCGACCCGCACTGGGAGGGCCCGGTCCGCCGCCGGCTGCTCGGCGGGCTCACCGGCCGGGTGCTCGACATCGGCGCCGGCACCGGCAAGTCCCTGCCCGACCTGGCCGGCGCCGACCGCGTCACCGCGGTCGAGCCCGCCCCGGGGCGGCGCGCCCTGCTCGCCGAGCGCGCCCGGGACGCCCCGGTCCCGGTCGAGGTGGCCGACGCCGATGCCGAGCACCTGCCCTACCCGGACGCCTCCTTCGACGCGGTCTGCTGCGTCCTCATGCTCTGCTCGGTGGGCGACCCGGCCCGGGCGCTCGCGGAGATCCGCCGGGTGCTGGTGCCCGGCGGCGCCTTCGCCTTCATCGAGCACGTCCGGGAGGAGGAGCCCGGAGCGCGCGCCCGGGTGCAGCGCGCCGCCTCCCCGCTGCAGCGCGTCCTCCTCGGCTGCGACTTGCGCCGCCGCACCGAGGAGGCGATCGGCGCCGCGGGCTTCGCGGTCGGGGAGATCACCCGGAACCGCCCGTTCGGCCCGCTGGTGCCGTCCCAGCCGATCATCGCCGGCCGGGCGTCGGCTCCCCGCTGA
- the glgX gene encoding glycogen debranching protein GlgX, producing the protein MVEVWPGTPYPLGATYDGTGTNFSLFSEAAEAVVLCLFDDSGEETAVPLTEADGFVWHGYLPGIGPGQRYGYRVHGPYAPERGLRCNPAKLLVDPYAKAIDGTVTWHESLFSYHFDDPGRQNTRDSARYVPKCVVVSPFFDWGNENRPRVPYHETVIYEAHLRGLTMRHPGIPEHQRGTYAGLAHPVMVEYLASLGVTAVELMPVHHFVPEHALVARGLTNYWGYNTLAYLAPHSGYAANGSRGQQVQEFKAMVKALHGAGIEVLLDVVYNHTAEGDHMGPTLSLRGIDNLSYYRVADEDPRFYVDYTGCGNSLNVRHPHSLQLIMDSLRYWVMEMHVDGFRFDLASALAREFHDVDRLSTFFDIVQQDPVISQTKLIAEPWDVGPGGYQVGNFPPLWTEWNGKYRDTVRDFWRGRPVVPELASRLAGSSDLYQDDGRRPVASINFVTCHDGFTMADLVSYERKHNEDNGEDNRDGTDDNRSANHGVEGPTERVEVLALRRRQVRNLLATLFCSQGVVMLSHGDEIGRTQGGNNNAYCQDNEISWMDWKRASEEEDLLDYVRGLARLRREHPVFRRRRFFQGGQPGAGALPDIAWLRPDGARMGDGDWHDGVQELGVFLNGDAITEPDPHGRPVRDDSFLLLLNAGAAPIDFRVPGKEFGIAWETVLDTADPDVSGRPFVPAGGRVPVIDHALILLRRVSHGAPGRV; encoded by the coding sequence ATGGTGGAAGTCTGGCCAGGAACCCCCTACCCCCTCGGCGCCACCTACGACGGCACCGGAACGAACTTCTCGCTCTTCTCCGAGGCCGCCGAGGCGGTGGTGCTCTGCCTGTTCGACGACTCCGGCGAGGAGACCGCCGTCCCGCTGACCGAGGCCGACGGCTTCGTGTGGCACGGCTACCTGCCCGGCATCGGCCCGGGCCAGCGCTACGGCTACCGGGTGCACGGCCCCTACGCGCCCGAGCGCGGCCTGCGCTGCAACCCGGCCAAGCTGCTCGTCGACCCCTACGCCAAGGCCATCGACGGCACGGTCACCTGGCACGAGTCGCTGTTCTCCTACCACTTCGACGACCCCGGCCGGCAGAACACCAGGGACAGCGCGCGCTACGTCCCCAAGTGCGTGGTGGTCAGCCCGTTCTTCGACTGGGGCAACGAGAACCGCCCCCGGGTGCCCTACCACGAGACCGTCATCTACGAGGCGCACCTGCGCGGGCTGACCATGCGCCACCCCGGCATCCCCGAGCACCAGCGGGGCACCTACGCCGGCCTGGCGCACCCGGTGATGGTGGAGTACCTGGCCTCGCTGGGGGTGACCGCGGTGGAGCTGATGCCGGTGCACCACTTCGTGCCGGAGCACGCCCTGGTCGCCCGCGGGCTGACCAACTACTGGGGCTACAACACCCTGGCCTACCTGGCGCCGCACAGCGGGTACGCGGCCAACGGGTCGCGCGGCCAGCAGGTGCAGGAGTTCAAGGCCATGGTCAAGGCGCTGCACGGCGCCGGCATCGAGGTGCTGCTGGACGTGGTCTACAACCACACCGCCGAGGGCGACCACATGGGCCCCACCCTGTCGCTGCGCGGCATCGACAACCTCAGCTACTACCGGGTCGCCGACGAGGACCCGCGATTCTACGTCGACTACACCGGCTGCGGCAACAGCCTCAACGTGCGCCACCCGCACTCCCTGCAGCTGATCATGGACTCGCTGCGCTACTGGGTGATGGAGATGCACGTCGACGGGTTCCGCTTCGACCTGGCCTCGGCGCTGGCCCGGGAGTTCCACGACGTGGACCGGCTCAGCACCTTCTTCGACATCGTCCAGCAGGACCCGGTGATCTCCCAGACCAAGCTGATCGCCGAGCCGTGGGACGTCGGCCCCGGCGGCTACCAGGTGGGCAACTTCCCGCCGCTGTGGACCGAGTGGAACGGCAAGTACCGGGACACCGTGCGCGACTTCTGGCGGGGCCGGCCGGTGGTGCCCGAGCTCGCCTCCCGGCTGGCCGGCTCCAGCGACCTCTACCAGGACGACGGGCGCCGCCCGGTCGCCTCGATCAACTTCGTCACCTGCCACGACGGCTTCACAATGGCCGACCTGGTCTCCTATGAGCGCAAGCACAACGAGGACAACGGCGAGGACAACCGGGACGGCACCGACGACAACCGGTCCGCCAACCACGGCGTGGAGGGGCCCACCGAGCGGGTGGAGGTCCTCGCGCTCCGCCGCCGCCAGGTGCGCAATCTGCTGGCGACCCTGTTCTGCTCCCAGGGCGTGGTGATGCTCTCGCACGGCGACGAGATCGGCCGCACCCAGGGCGGCAACAACAACGCCTACTGCCAGGACAACGAGATCTCCTGGATGGACTGGAAGCGGGCCTCCGAGGAGGAGGACCTGCTCGACTACGTGCGCGGGCTGGCCCGGCTCCGCCGCGAGCACCCGGTGTTCCGCCGCCGCAGGTTCTTCCAGGGCGGCCAGCCCGGCGCGGGCGCGCTGCCCGACATCGCCTGGCTGCGCCCGGACGGCGCGCGGATGGGCGACGGCGACTGGCACGACGGGGTGCAGGAGCTGGGCGTCTTCCTCAACGGCGACGCGATCACCGAACCCGACCCGCACGGCCGCCCGGTCCGCGACGACTCCTTCCTGCTGCTGCTCAACGCCGGGGCGGCGCCGATCGACTTCCGCGTCCCCGGCAAGGAGTTCGGCATCGCCTGGGAGACGGTGCTGGACACCGCCGACCCCGACGTCTCCGGCCGGCCGTTCGTCCCCGCCGGGGGCAGGGTCCCGGTGATCGACCACGCGCTCATCCTGCTGCGCCGCGTCTCGCACGGGGCGCCCGGCCGGGTCTAA
- a CDS encoding pyrimidine reductase family protein encodes MDSVPRFRALLPEPGGEVDLAARYAYPDGLDRPWLRCNMVSSADGGAWGPSGRTAELSSPADRAVMGVLRGLSDVVLAGGATARIEGYRPVRPREVWAGLREGRPATPSVAVVTRTLDLHPDLLGSAPKDAPTIVFTTDSAPPERLRAAAEAGAEVVIAGEESVSPVAVLQALGARGLNRVLTEGGPHLLAEFTSAGLVDELCLTTSPHLLGPAASRIVAGDAPSHTAPLRLEHLLEADGALFARYTRA; translated from the coding sequence ATGGATTCCGTGCCGCGCTTCCGCGCCCTGCTGCCCGAACCCGGCGGCGAGGTCGACCTCGCCGCCCGCTACGCCTACCCCGACGGGCTCGACCGGCCCTGGCTCCGCTGCAACATGGTGTCCAGCGCGGACGGCGGGGCGTGGGGGCCCTCCGGGCGCACCGCCGAACTCAGCTCGCCCGCGGACCGCGCCGTCATGGGGGTGCTGCGCGGCCTGTCCGACGTGGTGCTGGCCGGCGGCGCCACCGCGCGGATCGAGGGCTACCGCCCGGTGCGCCCCCGCGAGGTCTGGGCCGGGCTGCGCGAGGGGCGCCCGGCGACGCCCTCGGTGGCGGTGGTGACGCGCACCCTGGACCTCCACCCCGATCTGCTGGGATCCGCGCCGAAGGACGCGCCCACCATCGTGTTCACCACCGACTCGGCGCCGCCGGAGCGGCTCCGCGCCGCGGCCGAGGCCGGCGCCGAGGTGGTCATCGCCGGCGAGGAGTCGGTCAGCCCGGTGGCGGTGCTGCAGGCGCTGGGCGCGCGCGGGCTGAACCGGGTGCTCACCGAGGGCGGGCCGCACCTGCTCGCGGAGTTCACCTCGGCCGGTCTGGTCGACGAGCTCTGCCTGACCACCAGCCCACACCTGCTGGGCCCGGCCGCGTCCCGGATCGTGGCCGGCGACGCGCCCTCGCACACCGCGCCGCTCCGCCTGGAGCACCTGCTGGAGGCGGACGGGGCGCTGTTCGCCCGCTACACCCGGGCCTGA
- a CDS encoding GntR family transcriptional regulator, producing the protein MPTSDNESPPVYREIAEELRAAIASGRLSDGDRVPGENDLMKRYGVARATARQALSVLINEGILVPIRGSGVYVRAFRPLRRHGPRRLSRELWGSGRAIWQADAADRSFEIDDVRIDEVPAEAHVARALAVAEGTMVLRRRRRYRLDDRPLQLASSYLPLDLVRGTAIARVDTGPGGIYARLAELGRAPAHFTEEIRVRMPTPAEAKALRLTAGTPVLDVLRTALTSEHTAVELNEMTLDGSAYVLQYDFEA; encoded by the coding sequence GTGCCGACGTCCGATAACGAGTCCCCTCCGGTATACCGCGAGATCGCCGAGGAGCTGCGGGCCGCCATCGCCTCCGGGCGGCTCTCCGACGGCGACCGGGTCCCCGGCGAGAACGACCTGATGAAGCGGTACGGGGTCGCCCGCGCCACCGCCCGCCAGGCGCTCTCGGTCCTGATCAACGAGGGGATCCTGGTCCCCATCCGCGGCTCGGGCGTGTACGTGCGCGCCTTCCGGCCGCTGCGCAGACACGGCCCGCGTCGGCTGTCCAGAGAGCTGTGGGGCTCGGGGCGGGCGATCTGGCAGGCCGACGCCGCGGACCGCTCGTTCGAGATCGACGACGTGCGGATCGACGAGGTCCCCGCCGAGGCGCACGTGGCGCGGGCGCTGGCGGTCGCCGAGGGCACGATGGTGCTCCGCCGCCGGCGCCGGTACCGGCTGGACGACCGGCCGCTCCAGCTGGCCTCCTCCTACCTTCCGCTGGACCTGGTCCGGGGCACCGCGATCGCCCGGGTCGACACCGGCCCCGGGGGGATCTACGCGCGCCTGGCCGAGCTGGGCCGCGCGCCGGCGCACTTCACCGAGGAGATCCGGGTGCGGATGCCCACCCCGGCCGAGGCGAAGGCGCTGCGGCTGACCGCCGGGACGCCGGTGCTGGACGTGCTGCGCACCGCGCTGACCTCCGAGCACACCGCGGTGGAGCTCAACGAGATGACCCTGGACGGCTCGGCCTACGTGCTGCAGTACGACTTCGAGGCCTGA
- the msrB gene encoding peptide-methionine (R)-S-oxide reductase MsrB — translation MDDSSRPVTGATGRTEEEWRAELGPEAYAVLRQGATERPWSGEYVSTSTRGVYRCRACGAELFRSSEKFESHCGWPSFYDPSDSTAVTLHEDRSLGMIRTEVRCARCDSHLGHVFHGEGYDTPTDDRYCINSVALTLEADDSVQ, via the coding sequence ATGGACGATTCATCGCGCCCGGTCACCGGGGCCACCGGCAGGACCGAGGAGGAGTGGCGGGCCGAGCTCGGGCCGGAGGCGTACGCGGTGCTGCGCCAGGGGGCCACCGAGCGCCCGTGGAGCGGCGAGTACGTCTCCACCTCGACCCGCGGCGTCTACCGCTGCCGGGCCTGCGGCGCCGAGCTGTTCCGCTCCAGTGAGAAGTTCGAGTCGCACTGCGGCTGGCCGAGTTTCTATGATCCTTCGGACAGCACCGCCGTGACACTGCACGAGGACCGCTCGCTTGGCATGATACGTACGGAAGTCCGCTGCGCACGCTGCGACTCCCACCTCGGTCACGTGTTCCACGGTGAGGGCTACGACACTCCGACCGATGACCGTTACTGCATCAACTCAGTGGCTCTCACGCTGGAGGCGGACGACTCAGTGCAATAG
- a CDS encoding phosphatidylserine decarboxylase gives MTDHSHPARSSTSPLAVRMAKGSAPWLVPACAAAGAALLAARRSRAGKVIAVPTVGLAAGMAWFFRDPERVPADGRVVSSADGVVQSIDTQADGRTRIAVFMNPLNVHVNRAPTAGTVIRREHRSGGFRPAFDKDSERNERVIWTFETEIGEITVVQIAGAMVRRIVPYLAEGQKAEKGQRIGLIRFGSRVDVYLPAGIAPAVEVGQKVRAGETRLDRD, from the coding sequence ATGACCGACCATTCCCATCCCGCTCGATCGAGCACCTCCCCTCTCGCCGTGCGCATGGCCAAGGGCTCCGCGCCCTGGCTGGTGCCCGCGTGCGCGGCCGCCGGCGCCGCGCTCCTGGCCGCGCGCCGCTCCCGGGCCGGCAAGGTGATCGCCGTCCCCACCGTCGGTCTGGCGGCCGGGATGGCCTGGTTCTTCCGCGACCCCGAGCGGGTCCCCGCGGACGGCAGGGTGGTCTCCTCCGCCGACGGGGTGGTGCAGAGCATCGACACCCAGGCGGACGGCCGGACCCGGATCGCCGTCTTCATGAACCCCCTGAACGTGCACGTCAACCGTGCCCCTACGGCGGGGACCGTCATCCGGCGCGAGCACCGCTCCGGAGGATTCCGCCCCGCATTCGACAAGGACAGCGAGCGTAATGAACGCGTCATCTGGACCTTCGAAACCGAGATCGGTGAGATCACGGTCGTCCAAATCGCCGGCGCGATGGTCCGGCGTATCGTCCCGTATCTCGCTGAGGGGCAGAAGGCGGAGAAGGGACAGAGGATCGGCCTCATCCGCTTCGGGTCCCGCGTCGATGTCTACCTCCCGGCCGGTATCGCCCCGGCGGTGGAGGTCGGGCAGAAGGTCCGAGCCGGAGAAACGCGCCTTGACCGCGACTAG
- the pssA gene encoding CDP-diacylglycerol--serine O-phosphatidyltransferase — protein MTATSAAPLSEAASAAEAQDSPRVRLALADYLTLGNALCGFMAVWQLASAQAAQVASGTPGPLDRGAIAIAVVLLLAAAACDLFDGRVARKLGGSGMGAELDNLADVISFGFAPAFFVVAWGTFAADGGPLPIAAAAAVLLAVVVRLARFSCETPGTTSFTGLPSPFGAMAVITIVLLNPPVLLGTAAVFFVAWLMVSRIVYPKPRGRIAFAVLAWILGSVGCLAAWAMDAPAGNTLLYSGSSLVLVLILAIPFYVFAMRRQSGRGGPEEPLPAPQEG, from the coding sequence TTGACCGCGACTAGCGCGGCCCCCCTCTCCGAGGCCGCCTCGGCCGCGGAGGCCCAGGACTCCCCGCGCGTCCGCCTGGCGCTCGCCGACTACCTGACGCTGGGCAACGCCCTGTGCGGGTTCATGGCGGTCTGGCAGCTGGCCTCGGCCCAGGCGGCGCAGGTCGCCTCGGGCACCCCGGGCCCGCTGGACCGGGGCGCGATCGCGATCGCGGTGGTGCTGCTGCTCGCGGCCGCCGCCTGCGACCTGTTCGACGGCCGGGTGGCGCGCAAGCTGGGCGGCAGCGGGATGGGCGCCGAGCTGGACAACCTGGCCGACGTGATCAGCTTCGGCTTCGCCCCGGCGTTCTTCGTGGTCGCCTGGGGCACCTTCGCCGCCGACGGCGGCCCGCTGCCGATCGCCGCGGCCGCCGCGGTGCTGCTCGCGGTCGTGGTGCGGCTGGCCCGGTTCTCCTGCGAGACGCCCGGGACCACGTCGTTCACCGGGCTGCCCAGCCCGTTCGGCGCGATGGCGGTGATCACCATCGTGCTGCTGAACCCGCCGGTGCTGCTCGGCACGGCCGCGGTGTTCTTCGTGGCCTGGCTGATGGTGAGCCGGATCGTCTACCCCAAGCCGCGCGGCCGGATCGCCTTCGCGGTGCTGGCCTGGATCCTGGGCAGCGTGGGGTGCCTGGCCGCGTGGGCGATGGACGCCCCCGCCGGCAACACCCTGCTGTACTCCGGGTCGAGCCTGGTGCTGGTGCTGATCCTGGCGATCCCGTTCTACGTGTTCGCCATGCGCCGGCAGAGCGGCCGCGGCGGGCCGGAGGAGCCGCTGCCCGCCCCCCAGGAGGGCTGA
- the hemQ gene encoding hydrogen peroxide-dependent heme synthase — translation MWSVFKAGDLSALDRAAAGAELAALAEDAEKKGVTTRGTYDVQGFRADADLMFWWVAETSEQLQEVYAAFRRTALGRLCEPVWSVVGLHRPAEFNRGHVPAFLAGEEPRDHVCVYPFVRSYEWYLLPDEERRAMLAEHGRMAAPYPDVRANTVSTFALSDYEWMLAFEADELHRIVDLMRHLRGAEARRHTRLEVPFYTGRRKSPAELVEALA, via the coding sequence ATGTGGTCGGTCTTCAAGGCCGGGGACCTGTCCGCGCTGGACCGGGCCGCGGCCGGGGCCGAGCTGGCCGCGCTGGCCGAGGACGCCGAGAAGAAGGGCGTCACCACCCGGGGCACCTACGACGTGCAGGGCTTCCGGGCCGACGCCGACCTGATGTTCTGGTGGGTCGCCGAGACCTCCGAGCAGCTGCAGGAGGTCTACGCCGCGTTCCGCCGGACCGCCCTGGGCCGGCTCTGCGAGCCTGTCTGGTCGGTCGTCGGCCTGCACCGCCCGGCCGAGTTCAACCGCGGCCACGTGCCGGCCTTCCTGGCCGGAGAGGAGCCGCGGGACCACGTCTGCGTCTACCCCTTCGTCCGGTCCTACGAGTGGTACCTCCTCCCGGACGAGGAGCGGCGCGCGATGCTGGCCGAGCACGGCCGGATGGCCGCCCCCTACCCCGACGTGCGGGCCAACACCGTCTCCACCTTCGCGCTCAGCGACTACGAGTGGATGCTCGCCTTCGAGGCCGACGAGCTGCACCGGATCGTCGACCTCATGCGCCACCTGCGCGGCGCCGAGGCGCGCCGGCACACCCGGCTGGAGGTGCCGTTCTACACCGGCCGCCGAAAGAGCCCGGCCGAGCTGGTCGAGGCGCTGGCCTGA
- the hemG gene encoding protoporphyrinogen oxidase: MQTTPHVAVVGAGLSGLTAAYRLAERGAAVTVLEAGPDLGGKLHVSEVAGVPVDAGAESVLARRPEALRLISELGLDDRVVHPAPGPARIYSRGRLRPLPEGHVMGVPGDPVALARSGVLSWAGTLRAALDLVWPRTPVRGDVPVARYIGVRMGAEVVDRLVEPMLGGVYAGRTERLSLDEALPQIAPIARGERSLMRGVRALKRRQAAAAGSGPPAPVFATLRGGLGVLIDALAERSKAEVRTLSPVTGLHPEGGGWALEVGAPGAAEPERLHADAVVLACPAPAAARLLRPVAEPAAEELAGIGYAGMAIVTLAFRAADLPARPEGSGFLVSPREGLTIKAATFSSVKWPWLAEELRAAHPGEELVVVRCSIGRAGEERALRRSDEELAAAARADLATVCGGPVGAPVEQRITRWETGLPQYDTGHGARVARARQALAVHPSLALCGAAYDGVGIPACIAGATRAVEGLAVGPAAGGRPGAAR; this comes from the coding sequence ATGCAGACCACACCCCATGTCGCGGTCGTCGGCGCCGGCCTGTCCGGGCTCACCGCGGCCTACCGGCTCGCCGAGCGGGGGGCGGCCGTCACCGTGCTGGAGGCCGGCCCGGACCTCGGCGGCAAGCTGCACGTCTCCGAGGTCGCCGGGGTCCCGGTGGACGCCGGCGCCGAATCGGTGCTGGCCCGCCGCCCCGAGGCGCTCCGGCTCATCTCCGAGCTCGGCCTGGACGACCGGGTCGTGCACCCCGCGCCGGGCCCGGCGCGGATCTACAGCCGGGGCCGGCTGCGCCCGCTGCCCGAGGGGCACGTGATGGGCGTCCCCGGCGACCCGGTCGCACTGGCCCGCAGCGGCGTGCTGTCCTGGGCCGGCACCCTGCGCGCCGCCCTCGACCTGGTCTGGCCGCGCACCCCGGTGCGCGGCGACGTCCCGGTCGCCCGCTACATCGGCGTGCGGATGGGCGCCGAGGTGGTCGACCGGCTGGTCGAGCCGATGCTCGGCGGAGTCTACGCCGGGCGCACCGAGCGGCTCTCCCTGGACGAGGCGCTGCCGCAGATCGCGCCGATCGCGCGCGGCGAGCGCTCGCTGATGCGCGGGGTGCGCGCGCTCAAGCGGCGCCAGGCCGCCGCCGCGGGCTCGGGGCCGCCGGCCCCCGTCTTCGCCACCCTCCGCGGCGGACTGGGCGTGCTGATCGACGCGCTGGCCGAGCGGAGCAAGGCCGAGGTGCGCACGCTCAGCCCGGTCACCGGGCTGCACCCGGAGGGCGGCGGTTGGGCGCTGGAGGTCGGCGCGCCCGGGGCCGCGGAACCGGAGCGGCTGCACGCCGACGCCGTGGTGCTGGCCTGCCCGGCGCCCGCCGCCGCGCGGCTGCTCCGCCCGGTGGCCGAGCCGGCCGCCGAGGAGCTGGCCGGCATCGGCTACGCCGGGATGGCCATCGTCACCCTGGCCTTCCGCGCCGCGGACCTGCCCGCCCGCCCGGAGGGCAGCGGCTTCCTGGTCTCCCCCCGGGAGGGGCTGACCATCAAGGCCGCCACGTTCAGCAGCGTGAAGTGGCCCTGGCTCGCCGAGGAGCTGCGCGCCGCGCACCCCGGCGAGGAGCTGGTGGTGGTGCGCTGCTCCATCGGCCGGGCCGGCGAGGAGCGGGCGCTGCGCCGCTCCGACGAGGAGCTGGCCGCCGCGGCCCGCGCCGACCTGGCGACGGTGTGCGGCGGGCCGGTCGGAGCCCCGGTGGAGCAGCGGATCACCCGCTGGGAGACCGGCCTCCCGCAGTACGACACCGGGCACGGGGCGCGCGTCGCCCGCGCCCGGCAGGCCCTGGCGGTCCACCCCTCGCTGGCGCTGTGCGGCGCCGCCTACGACGGGGTGGGCATCCCGGCCTGCATCGCCGGGGCGACCCGGGCGGTGGAAGGGCTCGCGGTGGGACCGGCGGCCGGCGGCCGGCCGGGCGCCGCGCGATGA